The following proteins come from a genomic window of Platichthys flesus chromosome 1, fPlaFle2.1, whole genome shotgun sequence:
- the ahctf1 gene encoding protein ELYS isoform X2, giving the protein MHDLTAQVTSSLLPFPGVTVDALGEDDIALDSVLQGNFTVGRSGLAWLVCGPHLEVVHAVTGERLSAYCFSGGGEQPPTVLAARDFSWLKRSGLLVGLEEAECNLLCLYDLGLSRVVKAVVIPGRITAIEPLVSYGGASTSTQHLHQSLRWFFGIAAVVTDVGHVLLVDLCLDDLSCSQSELEASALQVVTKSPAEIPRLREVSTRQGRHLCLQLNGPSGVGATALQYISRTNQLAVGFSNGYLQLWNMKTLKKEYNSLLEGGDVAVYAFTFQEPENDPRNCCYLWAVQSSQELEGDTVSLRLLQLAFSERKCLPSGKILYEGLEYCEERYSQELSGAAFPLRAQTTNTRLLSCQTIEKFRPHPDRDDSMNEVASPDTSVSIFSWQVKAYGQGNLSTYIGVFDINRWYHAQMPDSLRIGESLQNCPYLAVWSLDPVVKMVSPHALLDVVVHDRSLSRGLPFTCPPPEQYFNPTTYNFDATCLLNSGIVHLTCSGYQKETLSFLKKAAPCSSDSISTSYSRCLMSGLLSARLSDTQASSLSQEEQLDAILSTAVETSSLGLITGCIKQWTAEEQPGSALNLRYILDWAWNKVVQTKKELDGICAPLFDSSSNFTDPQTLQLLQHCQRLLGNLSTIFHCLLNEAQELTQKGLMGLINKNMVSNLISKYAQVVLWFCRTGLLPEGSDDDALQISRPFYTHSVISNYYTIRREELTRLSKGKWCADCLMIDGLVGQCGERLTNLWKRDEGGTGQYPPPTLHALLDIYLLENIDETAKHSIVIYLLLDVMHSFPDKDGASVHSFPSAFSIPVGLVKLVQGLWLLDHHGHQSSFELLLHPAASQCQFEWQHERVLNALMCQGQHSIALRYFHITKLPISSTSQAKLCLSVLLHNRCLIEAWSLVRQHSNRLNMAELMGFLYESCQELGLIKELLKLPLGLSEQECLEKFLQSTGGLQNRELLMVHYLQQSNYIPALQLNHSLKMDLMNERDPKLKERINTRNSIMDQYGKVLPRVQRKLAMERAKPYQHPYTIHREVSRPQPLSTITKRSASEKVMSRAGFINSVLTKIEEVWLGKGATPQSSPSNNFRSADIRSPSPRSSSSALPDPFLRTPINMTSKRKSRLMDLVVQPTCQSPQPLLSTPRPPSSWVSPKSISKAPELSLLQTPQVVKRARALAASGPVFSAFTPQSILRSSLRPTPVATPSASPRRSITPPLRSKESRITFIEEAESPEPEKGIRWTNGIAADSEISLLTRSPIMSRATAKSWSSQPAEEDADEEREQPHVTFLPPEDGVPSPQLRGSESESSSIHEAVETKPSDSTHAQISLSFDTSQTSVQSIDTTLEFYDAPLSQEQEIEEEHVGTEEDEEVVTLNIKASTENEETEETHSPATEPSPVQTSENIEKEEEEAQEDEVMEIGLDEEVENEKEDEQDVESSSKEDAATIDHEEAPSQVFNLVTEITDSGTEVESQDQPAIAPEQEVLAIVTESIVVTQNLKPLEDTNEPEEDLEQSTDLTEFVQQQLFGSDLSPPLTRSGIHNASQMQMSFDRESLGEVEEEEQAAVEPPPVFTSQKSNASVTSSEPTGTDSHSVVSVNDSEELSSPVSEEEEEDDDDEEEESDQAEEEEEEEDSGSEVEIIEEVQGNGRLPPLKASSVFVQQGHTHFLPSLLEQEAAEFSLIPPGAEMKIVEEDMEGDVVMVRLGENEEEMEVEDDEEQGSSYMELKPSTTLLVPLELVEGQHGLVDSAQLDLPVIHQMVVPETDTHCDFSLMLDMDEGENKEADKLLIENDLPPSDLSTQPPVEEASEELVVKPDVIILGTDDQDTPLSEEVSLDDQRLEMDILDSNEVDGLTELEPVEFQTDQQAEDTDATKEKNVQEDSELVMLVEDPEPAPTPEGELSRVVDDNESEAKKDAIDEKREEEEDTPAPEDQEEPEEKGPVIIDGEIVPSTEMVPAMVEHLKDSRVLETEELNREEVTVEEETKRSMEELNREEITEEEETKNAIEELKREEITEEGETKQTIEELNTYEITEEGETKQTIEELNTYEITEEGETKQMIEELNTNEIAEEHETKPTIEELNREEITEEGETKNTIEELNREEITEEETTKKKRGRPKGKKIEETPVKQVLISNCEPEERPVPETPTSQKKETPSTPTRRTTRGRRAVTFISPLQEETEEVVKVESEMRPVPATPRQTRTPRKTNVQASPPRRSTRKALPEPPKDKDEDEEAVDITTTSTSKASSPARRQVSQRTSSTKATLRAQTGSKEQPTATEVEFKDEDLDKEFTQIKIGRRTSSKTRTPSKPSVTQGNTPRKTSRRILSSSELETSTLEILEEENVQEEVFAPTFKRSSRKIKKEASETQPALLAEEEVGERRQPPSPGRTTRQSSRVSLNVYPQSAGNASQGTIKTENIRESQDLPESEHNGNASRTNSRRPTRSKLWDNPEEDLPLLDSPLEVDSETPVADALIKRLQDEEKQEGGGVVSKMMRNRKRSTKSSTEQVDILVPEPAEDESSPGEHSIIYSPSRRRTRAHREETPAPVTRSRRRVQDVDPQDAAASEEDNVEVEKAAGVSKTRKTGKQTAKSKGDSEPPPTAEVDLISPLPSPADPLPRTQKRVKGGEVATSGMNLRRKRIMETVFTKPVTRRKKL; this is encoded by the exons ATGCATGACCTGACTGCCCAAGTCACCAGCAGCCTGCTGCCTTTCCCTGGAGTGACTGTAGATGCTCTAGGGGAGGATGACATCGCTCTAGACTCGGTTCTTCAAGGGAACTTCACTGTTG gTCGCAGCGGCCTGGCCTGGCTAGTCTGTGGCCCCCATCTGGAGGTTGTCCATGCAGTGACAGGAGAACGGCTGTCGGCCTACTGCTTCAGTGGCGGAGGGGAGCAGCCACCCACTGTCCTTGCTGCCAGGGACTTCAGCTGGCTCAAACG GTCTGGTCTGCTGGTTGGCTTGGAGGAAGCAGAGTGTAATTTGCTGTGTCTCTATGATTTGGGACTGTCGAGGGTGGTCAAAGCTGTGGTCATACCAGGCAGG ATTACAGCCATTGAGCCGTTGGTGAGTTATGGTGGAGCAAGCACTTCGACACAGCACCTCCACCAGAGTTTGCGCTGGTTCTTTGGCATCGCTGCTGTAGTGACAGATGTCGGTCATGTTCTGCTTGTGGACCTCTGTCTCGATGACCTGTCCTGCAGCCAGAGTGAACTGGAGGCTTCAG CCCTGCAGGTAGTGACCAAATCTCCTGCTGAGATCCCCAGACTCAGAGAAGTCAGCACCAGGCAAGGCAGACATCTTTGTCTCCAGCTGAATGGGCCCAGTGGAGTGGGAGCAACAGCTCTGCAGTACATCTCCAGGACCAATCAGTTGGCAGTTGGATTTTCAAATGGATACTTACAGCTGTGGAACATGAAGACACTTAAGAAAGA ATACAACTCCCTGTTAGAAGGTGGCGATGTGGCTGTGTATGCCTTCACCTTTCAGGAGCCCGAGAATGACCCCAGGAACTGCTGCTACCTCTGGGCAGTCCAGTCGTCTCAGGAACT AGAAGGGGATACTGTCAGCCTCCGTCTGCTTCAGCTGGCCTTCAGTGAACGGAAGTGTCTGCCTTCTGGCAAAATCCTCTATGAG GGTCTGGAGTACTGCGAGGAACGCTACAGTCAGGAGTTAAGTGGCGCAGCTTTCCCTCTCAGGGCTCAGACCACAAACACCCGTCTGCTGAGCTGCCAGACCATCGAGAAATTCCGACCCCACCCTGACAGGGATGACAGCATGAACGAGG TTGCATCTCCAGACACCAGTGTTTCTATCTTCAGCTGGCAAGTCAAAGCCTATGGTCAGGGAAATCTATCGACCTACATCGGGGTATTTGACATCAATCGGTGGTACCACGCACAAATGCCGGACTCTTTAAG aATCGGGGAGTCTCTGCAAAACTGTCCCTACCTGGCAGTTTGGTCTCTGGACCCAGTGGTGAAGATGGTGTCCCCACACGCTCTTCTGGATGTGGTGGTGCATGACCGCAGCTTAAGCAGGGGTCTGCCCTTCACATGTCCCCCACCAGAACAATATTTTAACCCCACTACATACAACTTTG ATGCTACCTGCTTGCTCAACTCTGGGATCGTTCACTTAACCTGCTCTGGGTATCAGAAAGAG ACTCTGAGCTTTTTGAAGAAAGCTGCTCCTTGTTCCAGTGATTCCATCTCCACTAGCTACTCTCGCTGCCTCATGTCTGGCCTACTCTCCGCTCGCCTGTCTGACACTCAGGCCTCCAGTCTCTCTCAG gaggagcagctggatgCCATCTTGTCAACAGCAGTGGAGACCAGCTCCCTGGGACTGATCACTGGCTGTATAAAGCAGTGGACTGCAGAAG AACAACCAGGCTCTGCACTGAACCTGCGCTACATCCTGGATTGGGCCTGGAACAAAGTAGTTCAGACGAAGAAGGAACTGGACGGCATCT gTGCACCGCTGTTTGACAGCTCCTCCAACTTTACAGACCCTCAGACCTTACAGTTGCTGCAGCACTGCCAGAGACTGCTGGGTAACCTCAGCaccatcttccactgtctgctCAATGAAGCTCAGGAGCTCACACAAAAAG GTCTGATGGGGCTGATCAACAAGAACATGGTGTCCAATCTGATTTCCAAGTACGCTCAGGTGGTCCTCTGGTTCTGTCGTACCGGCTTACTGCCCGAGGGATCAg atgaCGATGCCCTCCAAATCTCCAGGCCTTTCTACACCCACTCGGTCATCAGCAACTATTATACTATACGCAGAGAGGAGCTCACCAGACTCTCTAA GGGGAAGTGGTGTGCAGACTGCCTGATGATTGACGGTTTGGTCGGTCAGTGTGGTGAACGCTTGACCAACCTGTGGAAAAGGGATGAGGGTGGGACTGGCCAGTATCCTCCACCTACATTACAT GCCTTGTTGGACATTTATCTGCTGGAAAACATTGATGAAACTGCCAAACATTCAATC GTTATTTACCTGTTGCTGGATGTCATGCACTCCTTCCCCGACAAGGACGGAGCCTCAGTGCACTCTTTTCCCTCAGCCTTTTCCATCCCTGTTGGGCTGGTGAAACTAGTACAGGGACTCTGGTTGCTGGACCATCACGGCCATCAG agttcatttgagctgctCCTGCATCCAGCTGCCTCTCAGTGTCAGTTTGAGTGGCAACACGAGCGTGTCCTGAACGCTCTCATGTGCCAGGGCCAGCACTCGATCGCTCTGCGATATTTCCACATCACAAAGCTCCCGatttcctccacctcccaggCCAAACTCTGCCTGTCTGTACTGCTACACAACAG GTGTCTCATAGAGGCGTGGTCTTTAGTTCGGCAGCATTCTAACCGCCTCAATATGGCTGAGCTGATGGGCTTCCTGTACGAGAGCTGCCAGGAGCTTGGCCTGATCAAGGAGCTGCTCAAACTGCCCCTTGGTCTAAGTGAACAG gagtGTTTGGAGAAGTTTCTTCAGAGCACAGGAGGTCTCCAAAACAGAGAATTACTGATGGTTCATTACCTCCAACAGTCCAACTACATACCTGCTCTGCAGCTCAACCACAGCCTTAAAATGGATCTAATG AATGAGCGAGACCCAAAGCTGAAAGAACGAATCAACACCAGAAACTCTATAATGGATCAGTATGGGAAAGTTTTGCCCAGAGTCCAGAGGAAACTGGCAATGGAGAGAGCCAAGCCCTACCAGCATCCATACACCATTCACAGAGAGG TTTCTCGACCGCAGCCACTGTCGACTATTACCAAGCGCTCTGCCAGTGAGAAAGTGATGTCCAGGGCTGGATTTATCAACAGCGTCCTGACCAAGATTGAGGAGGTGTGGTTAGGCAAAGGTGCAACACCACAGTCCTCCCCATCAAACAA CTTCAGGTCAGCTGATATTCGGAGTCCGAGTCCCAGGTCCTCGTCTTCAGCTCTTCCTGATCCCTTCCTCAGAACTCCCATCAACATGACCTCCAAACGAAAGTCAAG GCTGATGGACTTGGTGGTTCAACCCACCTGTCAGAGCCCTCAGCCACTTCTCAGCACCCCCAGACCCCCCAGCTCATGGGTTTCTCCAAAGAGCATCAGCAAAGCGCCTGAGCTGAGTCTACTGCAAACACCACAGGTCGTCAAG cgAGCTCGGGCCTTGGCTGCCTCTGGCCCGGTGTTCTCAGCCTTCACCCCACAGTCCATCCTCCGCAGCAGCCTGAGGCCAACACCTGTCGCCACCCCTTCTGCTTCTCCAAGGCGCTCCATCACCCCACCGCTCCGCAGCAAAGAGAGCCGCATCACTTTCATCGAAGAAGCAGAATCTCCTGAACCAGAGAAGGGCATCAGATGGACCAATGGG ATCGCAGCAGACAGTGAGATCAGCTTGCTGACCAGAAGCCCCATAATGTCAAGGGCTACAGCTAAAAGCTGGTCTTCACAGCCAGCTGAAGAGGATGCAGATGAGGAAAGGGAACAACCTCATGTGACGTTCTTGCCTCCTGAAGACGGGGTCCCCTCACCTCAACTGAGAGGCTCTGAGAGTGAGTCATCCTCCATCCATGAAGCTGTAGAAACCAAACCGTCAGATTCAACGCATGCTCAAATCAGCCTGAGCTTTGACACCAGTCAGACATCTGTCCAGTCAATAGACACCACCCTCGAGTTCTATGATGCACCTTTATCACAAGAACAGGAAATAGAGGAAGAGCACGTAGgcacagaggaagatgaagaggtaGTGACACTAAACATTAAAGCTTCAACTGAaaatgaagaaacagaggagacacacTCACCAGCCACTGAGCCATCCCCAGTTCAGACGTCAGAGAATatagagaaggaagaagaggaagcacagGAAGATGAAGTTATGGAGATTGGTCTTGATGAGGAGgtggaaaatgaaaaggaggaCGAACAAGATGTTGAGTCAAGTAGCAAAGAAGATGCTGCAACTATTGACCACGAGGAGGCACCTAGTCAAG TGTTTAACCTGGTAACTGAGATCACAGATTCTGGAACAGAGGTCGAATCTCAGGATCAACCAGCGATCGCCCCCGAACAGGAAGTCCTGGCAATTGTCACTGAATCCATAGTGGTCACCCAGAATCTGAAACCTTTAGAAGACACAAACGAACCCGAGGAGGATCTGGAACAATCAACAG ATCTGACtgagtttgtgcagcagcagctgtttggcAGCGACCTGTCTCCTCCACTCACCCGCTCAGGAATTCACAATGCATCACAGATGCAGATGTCATTCGACAG AGAGTCACTAGGTGAggttgaagaggaggagcaggcagcTGTCGAACCTCCCCCAGTGTTCACCAGCCAGAAATCAAACGCCTCCGTGACTTCCTCTGAGCCGACTGGCACGGACTCCCACT CTGTTGTGAGTGTAAATGACAGTGAAGAACTCTCTAGCCCtgtgtctgaggaggaggaagaagatgatgatgatgaagaagaggagtctgatcaagctgaggaagaagaagaggaggaggactctGGTAGTGAGGTGGAGATCATTGAGGAGGTGCAGGGCAATGGGAGGCTGCCACCCCTCAAAGCTAGTTCAGTGTTTGTacaacaaggacacacacacttcctgccgAGTCTGTTggagcaggaggctgcagagTTCTCCCTGATCCCACCCGGAGCAGAGATGAAG ATTGTAGAGGAAGACATGGAGGGGGATGTGGTGATGGTTAGACTCGGGGAGAATGAAGAAGAGATGGAGGTAGAGGATGACGAAGAGCAGGGCTCGTCATACATGGAGCTTAAACCCTCCACCACTCTTCTGGTTCCTCTTGAACTTGTGGAGGGACAACACGGCCTGGTTGATAGTGCTCAGCTGGATCTTCCTGTGATCCATCAAATGGTTGTGCCAGAGACTGATACTCACTGCGACTTCTCTCTGATGCTCGATATGGACGAGGGTGAGAATAAAGAGGCGGACAAGCTGCTTATTGAGAATGATCTGCCTCCCTCCGATCTCTCCACCCAGCCTCCAGTAGAGGAGGCTAGTGAGGAGCTTGTGGTGAAACCTGATGTTATAATTTTGGGAACAGATGACCAGGATACACCCCTGTCTGAGGAAGTATCACTAGATGACCAGAGGTTAGAGATGGACATCCTAGATTCAAATGAGGTTGATGGACTGACAGAATTAGAACCTGTAGAATTCCAAACTGACCAACAGGCTGAAGACACTGATGCAACTAAGGAGAAAAATGTGCAGGAGGATTCTGAGTTGGTAATGCTGGTTGAAGATCCTGAACCTGCACCAACTCCAGAGGGAGAACTCTCAAGAGTTGTGGACGACAATGAGTCTGAGGCCAAAAAAGATGCTATTGATGAgaagcgagaggaggaggaggatacaCCAGCACCCGAGGACCAAGAAGAACCTGAAGAGAAGGGGCCTGTTATTATAGATGGAGAGATTGTACCCAGTACAGAGATGGTGCCTGCTATGGTGGAGCATCTGAAGGACAGCAGAGTCTTGGAAACAGAAGAGCTTAACAGAGAGGAAGTCACAgtagaggaggaaacaaaaaggTCAATGGAAGAGCTCAACAGAGAGGAAatcacagaagaggaggaaaccaaAAATGCTATAGAAGAGCTCAAAAGAGAGGAAATCACAGAagagggggaaacaaaacagacgATAGAAGAGCTCAACACATATGAAATCACAGAagagggggaaacaaaacagacgATAGAAGAGCTCAACACATATGAAATCACAGAagagggggaaacaaaacagatgaTAGAAGAGCTCAACACAAATGAAATCGCAGAAGAGCATGAAACAAAACCGACGATAGAAGAGCTCAACAGAGAGGAAATCACAGAAgagggggaaacaaaaaatacGATAGAAGAGCTCAACAGAGAGGAAattacagaggaggaaacaacaaagaaaaagagggggagaccaaaaggaaaaaaaattgaagagACGCCTGTGAAACAGGTCTTGATCTCAAATTGCGAGCCAGAGGAACGTCCTGTACCGGAGACCCCCACTTCCCAAAAGAAGGAGACTCCTTCCACCCCAACACGGAGAACAACAAGAGGGAGGAGAGCTGTCACTTTTATCTCGCCTCTCCAAGAGGAAACGGAGGAAGTTGTGAAAGTGGAGTCAGAGATGAGGCCGGTCCCTGCCACACCTCGTCAGACTCGTACACCCAGAAAAACCAATGTCCAAGCCAGCCCGCCTCGAAGAAGTACCCGCAAAGCTCTGCCAGAGCCTCCTAAAGACaaggatgaagacgaggaggcCGTGGACATCACAACGACATCAACCTCCAAGGCCTCTTCTCCAGCCAGACGACAGGTTTCCCAGAGGACTTCTTCTACAAAGGCCACCCTAAGGGCCCAGACTGGCAGTAAGGAGCAGCCTACAGCTACAGAAGTTGAGTTTAAGGATGAGGACCTAGACAAAGAGTTCACACAGATAAAAATTGGTCGAAGAACGAGCTCCAAGACTCGTACTCCTTCCAAACCTAGTGTCACACAGGGCAACACTCCTCGAAAGACCAGTCGCAGGATACTGAGCAGCAGTGAGTTGGAGACCTCAACATTGGAGATCTTGGAAGAGGAGAATGTACAGGAAGAAGTTTTTGCTCCCACTTTCAAACGCAGCTCCAGAAAGATAAAGAAGGAGGCGTCTGAGACCCAACCAGCACTGCTGGCGGAGGAAGAGGTGGGGGAGAGACGCCAACCTCCCAGCCCTGGCAGGACGACTCGACAGTCCAGCCGGGTCTCCCTGAATGTTTACCCACAG AGTGCAGGAAATGCAAGCCAAGGGAcaattaaaactgaaaacataagaGAAAGCCAAGACCTACCCGAGTCCGAGCATAACGGCAACGCCAGTCGCACCAACTCCCGTCGACCAACCAGGAGCAAACTGTGGGACAACCCTGAGGAAGATCTCCCCTTGTTGGACTCTCCATTAGAGGTGGATTCTGAAACCCCTGTGGCAGATGCCCTCATCAAGAGACTGCaggatgaggagaagcaggaag gaggaggagttgtCTCAAAGATGATGAGAAACCGCAAGAGGAGTACGAAGTCGTCGACGGAGCAGGTTGACATCCTGGTTCCCGAACCCGCTGAGGACGAGTCCAGTCCAGGCGAGCACTCAATCATCTACTCCCCCTCACGAAGGAGAACAAGAG CCCATAGAGAAGAGACTCCAGCTCCTGTCACTCGCAGCAGGCGACGAGTCCAAGATGTTGATCCTCAG GATGCAGCTGCTTCAGAAGAAGATAACGTGGAAGTGGAGAAAGCAGCGGGTGTTTCTAAAACCAGAAAGACCGGCAAACAAACAGCCAA ATCCAAAGGCGATTCAGAGCCACCCCCCACAGCCGAGGTGGACCTGATCTCGCCTCTGCCCAGCCCGGCCGATCCACTCCCACGAACGCAGAAGAGGGTAAAAGGAGGAGAGGTCGCGACCTCGGGCATGAACCTGCGACGCAAACGCATAATGGAGACCGTCTTCACAAAACCCGTCACCCGCAGGAAGAAGCTGTAA